From a region of the Qipengyuania spongiae genome:
- a CDS encoding DUF2924 domain-containing protein, which yields MDAALLQRLETADLRDLRDEWERRYGAAPRLRSADLLRRTLAWRIQAGAEGGLDRATRRLLAGKPAGPENLLSAGTVITREWKGERHDVEVAEGGFLYRDERWNSLSEVARAITGTRWNGPRFFGMREVG from the coding sequence ATGGACGCCGCTCTGCTGCAGCGGCTCGAAACTGCCGACTTGCGGGATCTGCGAGACGAGTGGGAGCGGCGCTATGGCGCCGCTCCCCGACTGCGCTCGGCAGACCTGCTGCGCAGGACCCTCGCGTGGCGCATCCAGGCAGGGGCCGAAGGAGGCCTCGACCGCGCCACGCGAAGATTACTCGCGGGAAAGCCGGCCGGTCCCGAGAACCTGCTTTCCGCAGGCACGGTCATCACTCGCGAATGGAAGGGTGAGCGTCATGACGTCGAGGTCGCAGAAGGGGGGTTCCTCTACCGCGATGAACGCTGGAACAGCCTTTCCGAGGTCGCACGAGCGATCACCGGTACCCGCTGGAACGGTCCACGCTTCTTCGGAATGCGGGAAGTGGGATGA
- a CDS encoding DUF3489 domain-containing protein, which produces MNHEVKIAKTYCAATPEKRTGPSKEVASRTAGKTARKTKSDAVIALLARPQGATLDEMMKATGWQSHSVRGFLAGTVKKKLGHTIGSEVGEMGRVYCIIAEVK; this is translated from the coding sequence ATGAATCATGAAGTAAAGATCGCAAAGACCTATTGCGCTGCAACTCCCGAGAAGCGGACCGGGCCATCTAAAGAGGTGGCGTCGCGGACTGCGGGGAAGACTGCTCGCAAGACCAAGTCCGATGCGGTCATCGCGCTGCTTGCGCGGCCGCAAGGTGCCACGCTTGACGAGATGATGAAGGCGACCGGCTGGCAGTCGCACTCGGTGCGGGGCTTCCTTGCCGGTACGGTCAAGAAAAAGCTCGGCCACACGATTGGCTCCGAGGTCGGTGAGATGGGCCGTGTCTATTGCATAATCGCGGAGGTGAAGTGA